In the genome of bacterium HR17, one region contains:
- the mreB_2 gene encoding Rod shape-determining protein MreB: MLSRSLGIDLGTTSVRVFVKGKGIVLREPSVVAVDRKGNILAAGEDAKRMIGKTPSSIVARQPLREGVIADYTTTAAMLKHFIRKACGKWAMFKPEVIVCVPAQATSVERRAVVDAALEAGARRAFPIEEPMAAAIGAGLPITEPGANVVVDIGGGTTDIAVISLGGIVVSESVRIGGIKLDEAIARYIKREYNLLIGEQTAEEIKIQIGSAYKLPQELSMEVRGRDLVTGLPKTIRITSEEIRNALSDPINQIVARVKAALEQTPPELAAEVVTRGIVLTGGGALLRGLDKLLQLETGVPVRIADDPISAVALGTGLALDMLHVLHLDGR; encoded by the coding sequence ATGCTGTCGCGCAGTTTGGGGATTGATTTGGGCACGACCAGTGTGCGTGTGTTCGTCAAAGGGAAAGGCATTGTCCTGCGCGAACCGTCGGTCGTCGCCGTTGACCGCAAGGGCAATATCTTAGCCGCCGGCGAAGACGCCAAACGCATGATCGGTAAAACCCCCAGTTCCATCGTCGCCCGCCAACCGCTGCGGGAAGGCGTTATCGCTGATTACACCACGACCGCGGCAATGCTTAAACACTTCATCCGCAAAGCCTGCGGCAAATGGGCGATGTTTAAACCTGAGGTCATCGTTTGCGTCCCCGCTCAAGCCACCAGCGTAGAACGCCGCGCGGTCGTAGACGCCGCGTTAGAGGCTGGCGCCCGCCGTGCCTTTCCCATAGAAGAACCGATGGCAGCCGCTATCGGTGCCGGTCTTCCCATCACCGAGCCGGGGGCGAATGTCGTCGTGGACATCGGTGGTGGCACGACGGACATCGCTGTGATTTCGTTAGGCGGCATCGTCGTCAGCGAATCAGTGCGCATCGGTGGCATCAAGTTGGATGAGGCTATCGCCCGTTACATCAAGCGCGAATACAACTTGCTCATCGGTGAACAGACCGCTGAGGAGATCAAGATCCAAATCGGCTCCGCCTACAAACTCCCGCAGGAACTCAGCATGGAGGTGCGGGGGCGGGATTTAGTGACCGGCTTGCCCAAGACCATCCGCATCACTTCCGAGGAAATCCGCAACGCCCTCAGCGATCCGATCAACCAAATCGTCGCCCGCGTCAAAGCCGCGCTGGAGCAGACGCCGCCCGAATTGGCAGCGGAAGTTGTCACACGGGGTATCGTGTTGACCGGCGGCGGTGCATTGTTACGGGGGTTGGACAAATTGCTGCAGTTGGAGACCGGTGTCCCCGTCCGCATCGCCGACGACCCCATTTCCGCCGTCGCCCTCGGCACCGGCTTAGCGCTGGACATGCTCCATGTGCTCCACTTGGACGGACGATAA
- the murA2 gene encoding UDP-N-acetylglucosamine 1-carboxyvinyltransferase 2, translating into MATLRVVGGHTLRGVVEVSGSKNGALAVLPAPLLCRGRVRLHQVPDISDVHTMLEIVRSLDVQVHFDGDTVEMDTTGLTLRPLPNGSVAQIRASIYLAGVLLARFGEVVIGLPGGCPLNRRVDFHLEAFRKMGAEVVFDGEIIHAVCPRGRLQGAVVELDPRWRSVGTTINILLAASLAEGTTVIKNAAVEPEVVSCARYLKAMGAQITGEGTTTVTITGVSELRPTDWTVIPDRMEAGTYLIAGATTQGRVTTVGVPAEWLHPVLQKLVEAGASVDAEGHQVTVEMRGRPRPIAVMTEPFPGFPTDLQPPLGAFLSRCEGISLIVETIHPDRLLYLKELSKLGAQVIVEEATNPKRLPCLAWLTGVDRLHAAEVDAHDLRAGAALLLAALSAEGETVIQNAEKLWRGYAHFVDKFTALGARLVIDEIPTKRVTGYAVAQFGD; encoded by the coding sequence ATGGCGACCCTGCGTGTGGTTGGGGGGCACACACTGCGCGGAGTTGTAGAAGTCAGTGGGAGCAAAAACGGCGCTCTGGCGGTGCTGCCCGCACCGCTTCTGTGCCGAGGGCGCGTGCGGTTGCACCAAGTCCCTGATATCAGCGATGTGCACACGATGCTGGAAATCGTCCGCTCCTTGGATGTGCAAGTCCACTTTGATGGCGACACGGTGGAAATGGACACCACCGGTTTGACCTTGCGCCCCTTACCGAACGGTTCGGTCGCTCAAATCCGTGCATCCATCTATCTCGCCGGCGTGTTACTGGCACGGTTCGGTGAAGTCGTTATCGGTTTGCCAGGCGGGTGCCCGCTGAACCGCCGCGTGGACTTTCACCTAGAAGCCTTTCGGAAAATGGGAGCGGAAGTCGTGTTTGACGGTGAAATCATTCACGCTGTCTGTCCGCGCGGGCGGTTGCAAGGAGCCGTGGTTGAGTTAGACCCGCGATGGCGCAGCGTCGGCACAACGATCAACATCCTGCTAGCAGCCTCGTTGGCGGAGGGGACGACCGTTATCAAAAACGCTGCGGTAGAGCCCGAAGTCGTCTCGTGTGCCCGCTACCTCAAAGCCATGGGCGCCCAAATCACTGGCGAAGGAACGACGACGGTGACTATCACGGGGGTCTCCGAACTTCGCCCCACCGATTGGACAGTCATCCCCGACCGCATGGAAGCGGGCACTTACTTGATCGCCGGCGCGACCACGCAGGGGCGGGTGACGACCGTCGGCGTGCCCGCAGAGTGGTTGCATCCCGTCCTTCAAAAATTGGTGGAAGCCGGTGCATCCGTTGACGCTGAAGGGCATCAGGTCACCGTTGAGATGCGGGGACGCCCACGCCCTATCGCGGTCATGACGGAACCCTTCCCCGGCTTTCCCACCGACCTACAACCGCCATTGGGGGCGTTCCTCAGCCGATGTGAGGGCATTAGCCTTATCGTGGAGACGATCCATCCTGACCGCTTGCTCTATTTGAAGGAACTCTCCAAATTGGGGGCGCAAGTCATCGTGGAGGAAGCCACCAATCCCAAACGATTGCCATGTCTAGCGTGGCTCACCGGCGTAGACCGATTACACGCCGCCGAAGTGGACGCCCATGACCTTCGGGCAGGTGCGGCGCTTCTGCTCGCTGCCCTCAGCGCGGAAGGTGAAACGGTTATCCAGAACGCAGAAAAACTCTGGCGCGGCTACGCCCACTTTGTGGACAAGTTTACTGCCTTAGGAGCGCGCCTCGTGATAGATGAAATCCCGACGAAACGGGTGACCGGTTATGCTGTCGCGCAGTTTGGGGATTGA
- the ktrA gene encoding Ktr system potassium uptake protein A, with protein MKRCSVLVIGLGYFGQAVAETLLQMGHEVVGVDRDQQVVDAVRDWLEHLYCFDATDEDMLKRLGTGEFDACVVGTGADLGNSVLLTAILRDLGAKFIAAKAVTDRQAHILRKVGADLIVFPEKEMGRRLAHQLLSPGRILEHLQFDPEWSVEEIEAPAWMVGKTLRELDLRRRLGVTVIAVRRNKQLLPNPGGDDEIRAGDLLVVFGRNADLERLVSG; from the coding sequence ATGAAGCGATGCAGCGTTCTCGTGATCGGGTTAGGCTACTTCGGGCAAGCGGTCGCTGAGACGCTACTGCAAATGGGGCACGAGGTCGTGGGTGTAGACCGCGACCAACAAGTCGTGGACGCCGTGCGCGATTGGTTGGAACATCTTTACTGCTTTGATGCGACAGATGAAGACATGTTAAAGCGGTTGGGCACCGGTGAATTTGACGCATGCGTCGTCGGCACGGGCGCCGATTTGGGCAACAGCGTGTTGCTGACGGCGATTTTGCGCGACTTAGGGGCAAAGTTCATCGCCGCTAAAGCCGTCACCGACCGTCAAGCCCACATCTTGCGCAAGGTCGGCGCTGACTTGATCGTGTTTCCCGAAAAGGAAATGGGACGGCGCTTGGCGCACCAACTTCTCTCGCCAGGGCGCATTTTAGAGCACTTGCAATTTGACCCCGAATGGAGTGTAGAGGAGATTGAAGCACCAGCGTGGATGGTCGGCAAGACGCTGCGGGAACTGGATTTGCGCCGACGGCTTGGCGTAACGGTCATCGCCGTGCGGCGCAACAAGCAACTGTTGCCCAACCCTGGCGGTGACGATGAAATTCGTGCGGGTGATTTGTTGGTCGTGTTCGGGCGCAACGCGGATTTGGAGCGGTTAGTCAGCGGTTGA
- the ktrB gene encoding Ktr system potassium uptake protein B yields MAARWRPAVGTLASFAALIAVGTVVLWLPVSAAREPLAFVDALFLATSAVCVTGLTPIDPGRDLSPLGQGFLLLLIQLGGLGYMTVAAFVAVALRRRLSAEQRAIVGLLHGDWWDARQIVRHVIGFTFLAEALGALALFIALDRYELPWTTQLWFSVFHSVSAFCNAGLDVFGAVGAERGWGGSLQPFARDPLVLLPIAALIGAGGLGFLVVAEIADRVRQRRFRWSVHLRVVVTVNAILWCGGALLLWLFEASNLATLGQQPLPVQILNAFFHAVAARTAGFAAVPIGEMTATSLWLLCLLMFIGASPGGTGGGIKTTTAAVLAAAAWAGAVGYDQVVLFRRSVPNEQLAKALALTLLAAHTVGGTTLLLCLTEQALLQSNTPYTFLDLLFEAVSAFGTVGLSTGVTPALSGWGKLLLVATMFVGRIGLLTVIVAVAGRPTRTVRFAREEVLIG; encoded by the coding sequence ATGGCAGCACGGTGGCGACCGGCAGTTGGAACGCTAGCGTCGTTTGCCGCTCTTATCGCAGTGGGCACGGTGGTGTTGTGGCTGCCCGTGTCAGCGGCGCGGGAGCCGTTGGCGTTCGTGGACGCGCTGTTTTTGGCGACGAGCGCGGTGTGCGTGACGGGGTTGACCCCCATTGACCCCGGTCGGGACTTGTCACCGCTGGGGCAAGGATTTTTACTGCTTCTTATTCAATTGGGCGGGTTGGGTTACATGACCGTCGCTGCCTTCGTTGCCGTCGCGCTGCGGCGGCGGCTCAGTGCCGAGCAACGGGCAATTGTTGGGCTTCTGCACGGCGACTGGTGGGATGCCCGCCAAATAGTCCGCCATGTTATCGGGTTCACCTTTCTTGCAGAGGCTTTGGGTGCCCTCGCGCTTTTTATCGCCTTGGACCGCTACGAGTTGCCTTGGACGACCCAATTGTGGTTTTCGGTGTTTCACAGCGTCTCAGCCTTTTGCAATGCGGGGTTGGATGTCTTCGGCGCTGTGGGTGCCGAGCGGGGCTGGGGTGGCAGTTTGCAACCCTTTGCCCGCGACCCGTTGGTGCTCCTGCCCATCGCTGCCCTCATCGGCGCAGGGGGATTAGGCTTTTTGGTCGTCGCCGAAATTGCTGACCGCGTGCGGCAGCGCCGGTTCCGCTGGAGCGTTCATTTACGGGTCGTTGTCACCGTTAACGCCATACTGTGGTGTGGCGGGGCATTATTGCTGTGGTTGTTTGAAGCGTCCAACCTGGCGACGCTGGGTCAGCAGCCCCTGCCCGTTCAAATCCTCAATGCCTTTTTCCACGCGGTCGCCGCCCGAACGGCAGGCTTTGCAGCGGTGCCCATCGGGGAGATGACAGCTACCTCGTTATGGTTGCTGTGCTTGCTCATGTTCATCGGCGCGTCGCCGGGCGGAACGGGTGGCGGCATCAAGACGACAACCGCCGCTGTCCTCGCTGCAGCGGCGTGGGCGGGAGCCGTTGGTTACGATCAAGTCGTGCTGTTTCGGCGGAGCGTGCCCAATGAGCAATTGGCAAAAGCGCTGGCGCTCACCCTCTTGGCGGCCCATACGGTCGGTGGGACGACCTTGCTGCTGTGCCTAACCGAGCAGGCGCTGTTGCAATCTAACACCCCTTACACTTTCTTGGACTTGCTGTTTGAGGCTGTGTCCGCTTTTGGGACGGTTGGATTGTCTACGGGCGTCACACCTGCCTTAAGCGGTTGGGGCAAATTGTTGCTGGTGGCGACGATGTTTGTCGGGCGCATCGGGCTATTGACTGTCATCGTCGCCGTCGCGGGTCGTCCCACCCGAACGGTGCGGTTTGCCCGCGAAGAAGTGCTGATCGGGTGA
- the iolI_3 gene encoding Inosose isomerase encodes MVACLNPGTVGGGLSYEEFVALAKRHGFPAVEFGIEWLAEKASKEGVSAAREWLAQQGVTHAAFWLPVRWRDDEAAFQASLQTLPQKAQTAQAIGCTACVTYIPPSVPDDPVAFRGMVVRRFREVCAVLADYGVRLGIEWVAPAHFRQSGNPTLWRMDQALELCDAIGAPNIGLLVDSFHWFCAQHTLDELRALPHERIVHVHINDAPDRPVDAQVDNERVMPGEGIIDLVGFVRALRAAGYDGAVSVEVLSKTLPQQFSKDELAAWAKRNLDQLLAQVV; translated from the coding sequence ATGGTAGCGTGTTTGAACCCAGGCACTGTCGGCGGCGGTTTGAGTTACGAGGAGTTTGTCGCGTTAGCGAAGCGGCACGGGTTCCCTGCAGTGGAATTCGGGATTGAATGGTTGGCAGAAAAAGCCAGCAAAGAGGGCGTTAGCGCCGCACGGGAATGGCTGGCGCAGCAGGGCGTTACACATGCCGCTTTCTGGTTGCCCGTTCGGTGGCGGGACGATGAGGCGGCGTTTCAAGCGAGTTTGCAAACGCTGCCGCAAAAAGCCCAAACGGCGCAAGCGATCGGGTGCACAGCGTGCGTGACTTACATCCCGCCATCTGTTCCTGACGACCCTGTTGCATTTCGCGGGATGGTGGTGCGGCGGTTTCGTGAGGTATGCGCTGTCTTGGCGGATTACGGTGTGCGGCTGGGGATTGAATGGGTCGCACCCGCCCATTTTCGCCAAAGCGGTAACCCGACCCTTTGGCGCATGGACCAAGCGTTGGAACTGTGCGACGCCATCGGTGCGCCCAACATCGGGTTGCTGGTGGACAGTTTTCATTGGTTTTGTGCCCAGCACACATTGGACGAACTGCGGGCGCTGCCTCACGAACGCATCGTCCATGTCCATATCAACGATGCACCTGACCGTCCCGTTGACGCGCAAGTGGACAACGAGCGGGTCATGCCTGGCGAGGGCATTATTGACCTTGTCGGCTTCGTGCGGGCGTTGCGCGCCGCCGGTTACGATGGTGCGGTGTCCGTTGAAGTGTTAAGCAAAACTTTGCCTCAACAGTTCAGCAAGGACGAACTGGCGGCGTGGGCAAAGCGCAACCTTGACCAGTTGTTGGCGCAGGTCGTTTAG